The DNA sequence CTCAACTGCGATTTCATCTCTACTGGCTGTACTGCGTGAATTGAATATATTGCGTGAATCTATTGTGACTCTGCGATGGCTTTGAGAAAGAGGGCCATCAATTTCTAGGGTTCGATTGTTGGGTCTGAGAAAGGGGAATCAATTGGGTTTATTCGATTGTGGGGTTTTGGCTGCTGCTGCTTAAACAATCGAAGAGGGTGCTGCTTCAATGAGGGGAATCGAAGAGGGTGTTGCTTCAAAGAGGAGAATCGAAGAGGGTGCTGCTTCAAAAAGGGGAATCAATTGGGTTATTGTGAGGTTTGAGACTTCTTCCTTTTTTTCCTTCTAATTGGGGTTTTGTGCTGTTATGATTGGGTTATTGTTATCTGTTATCTGTTTCTAATTGAGGTTTGAGACTTCTTCCTTTTTTCCCACAGTTCTGTTACTAAGTGTCTTGAATGTAAATTTGCATACTTCAGGTAGATTTTTATTCGATGGAGGGGGACCAAGTCCACGATCACTGAAATGCTCTGCTTCCAGCCCGTGTGATCCCTGCAAAGCATACACAAGCAAAACACAAGTACGTAACTTAACTGTTAATTAGTTCATAAATTGTTAATCTGCAGTTAACTAAATTTTGAAATGTGATTACCTGTATTTGTCTATAATGCTACTAGAACTTACTGATAACAAAGTTATGGAATTTTAATTGCCTATATGATATGTTCTCGTTTAATAGTATCATCATAACAGTATCAGCCTTTGACAACTTATCACGACAAAACCCCTAAAAGTATCTAGTTCTCTGTTCAGACAACATTTTGAGAGGGTGGGAAAATTCCGGTAGATTCCTCCTGAGATACAAGAATCATAGCTTAAAAGGCTAGACTGGTTAGAATAAGAAAAGGAATTTCAATATCATTAGGCGCATACACCTAAGCACTAAAGCAATCAAAACAATGACATATGATTGATCCTTTTAAAGAGTCAAATACAAATGCATCAGAGCTTCAATTTTGTAACAAAACGGTACTAAATTGTCATTGGTAATAGCAAAACTTAATCAACTAAAACATCAAATGATATGCAGTCAGCAAATCAAGGCTCCCCATACACTGAATATGCCCCAACTGAATTCCTAGATTAAGGGCTTCTCAATGGCATCCTGCGGACACAAGGATAAAAATTAAACCTAATATGATTAAAAAATTCACGTTAATGCCTCTGCAAAGTGCAAACTACGAATATGTAAATGAATAAACCTTAAGTTGTTGTATTTGAGATTTTAGCTGGCTTCCCTCGTTGCTCGTCACAGAACATGAAATTACAGGTCTCGTGACTCCACAAGCTCGCCCAAGTGCTTCCTTTGACGGGATAAATACATAGGGCACATTCTGCAATAATGTTATGATAGCATCAATACACTGTTGTAATTATACCACATTAAAGAAGTTGTTCTTAATCACATTGTACCAAGCAATCTAAAATTGTAGTGCCTAATTATAAGGATTTACATATAATGCAGCTCTGTCTTCTGTTGGCTTACACTGGTTAAATAATGAGAACTAATAACAAGCATCAGTAAAGAGGATAGTAAGGTCAGATAGCAGATTTATAGAAAGATTTATTAAAGTTCCAAGAAATATGGAGAAGTAGGAGGTATTATGCCCAAATTTTTGACGTTACACTAAATTTAATACTACCGACATACCAAGCAGAATAAATAATAACCTCTGTCCTATTAAGATAACCTTCTATAGAAGAGGTATTAATAATATGATCAAGAGTTATAAAATCATTTTGAGTTACCCATGTAAATTAGTAGATCATATTAAGGAATAACTATAGACATAAATCTCTTTGTAATTTTATATTTACACATCTCTATATGCAACATAAATAAAAATAGATACTTGAAAGTAATGTAATCAATAGGGGTCACAAAATCCAACATGACGTGAAACTGGACACAGAAAAATACGAAAGTAGGACCGAGTTTAATCAGTTTCAGGTCGAGGTCAGGTTACCCAAAAATATCCCCAAAAAATTAGGTCAGTTCTGGGTCAACCTGAGATACCCAAACACATCTTTCAACTTTCGGTCAAGTTAGGGTTACCCAAAAAATATCCCCAGAAAATCAAGTCATTTCCGGGTATGCTTTTGGGTTCACTGTTTCTACTCCTGCTGCCGTCTGTATTGTTTTTaacatataaatataattaatacgTACAAGAATCAATAAAAAGTAAAGATGACAAGAAAAGTGTACTAGTACCCATGTATGAAGTTGCGATGTTGCAAGAGAAAGTGGCTGTTGCTGCCTCTGCTAGGGTTTTTGTTAAGCTCCACACTACCCAGGGTTTAAGAATATACTTGTACCAACTTTTAATAGACAAAGGGGCCGCTGTAAAACGACGTCGGCAGTAACTTAAAGGCTTgggtttttttttctttttatttgatGTTTCGTTACAATTATACTCATTTAATCGGTTCATTCGTTATGTACACGATAAGCATTTCTTAAAAAAGACTTGAAGCAGTCCCATAATAATCATTTGTCTAAAAAGCTAATAAATAATCATTTGTCTAAAAAGCTAATAATTTGGTGTCTAAAAGCCAACCATGCCACTTAGCTAGCTAGAATAATATTACATAGGTTACTTTTATCACTAAgttcaaaattaatttaatataatctGACCTTCTTCCATACATTTTTGATAGAAAGCGAACATGGATCATCTCACGTGGATGTATAAAATACCACGGGTCTCACCTGCCTATGTTAATGGTGTTAATGAGTTCATTGCATGTGCGGTAGAAAATCTAAAGAAGAAACAGATCGAACATGGAAAAGAAGACAGGATCACATGTCCATGTCGTGATTGTTATAATTTGAAAAAGTATCCTAATATTGACACTGTTCGTGAGCATATATTTCGCTGTAGTTTCATGGAAGATTATACTAAGTGGATTTGGCATGGGGAGGGAATACACACTAGAAAGACTGAGACTTCTAGGAAAATTTATGAAAGTTATGGATACAGTATGCCTCGTAATGAAGAAGATGATGCTGAAAATGATAGGGTTGAAGAGATGATCCAAGATGTTGAAGAAATCCTAGTGCACAAACCAGAAGTCCTGGAGAACTTGGTTGATGATTCTAAAAAACCTCTCTATCATGGGTGCAATGTTCAATTTACTAGCTTATCAACAACCTTGAAGTTGTGTAAACTCAAAGTAAAAAATGGTTGGAGTGACAAGAGTTTCACTGAAATGCTCAAACTTTTAGCAGAAATGCTTCCTGCAAAAAATGAGCTTCGCACTTCCACATACGAGGCGAAGAAGATATTGTGTCCAATGGGTATGAATGTAAAGAAGATACATGCTTGTTCAAATGATTGTGTGCTCTTTCGCAAGGAGCATGAACATTTACACACATGTCCAAAGTGTGGAGCCTCCCGATATAAGCGGGATGGAAATAATTCTTCTACTAATGACAAGAGGCCTCTTGTCAAGGTGTTGTGCTACTTACCCATAGTGGAACGATTCAGACGTCTCTTTGCAATTTCCAATGATGCAAAGTTTGTAAGGTGGCACGTGGAAGGGAGAAAATCAGATGGAATGCTCCGATACCCGGCTGACTCTCCGCAATGGAGAACCATTGATGGTAAATTCCCATAATTTAGAGGAGACGTTAGAAATCTACGACTAGGGCTTTGTGCAGACGGCATGAATCCGTATCGCACTCTAAGCTCTACATATAGCACTTGGCTGGTTCTTCTAACGATATATAACTTGCCTCATTGGCTATGCATGAAGCGTAAGTACATCATGTTGACATTGTTAATCCCTGGTCCTAAAGAAGCTGGAAATAATATAGATGTTTATCTTCAGCCACTTATTGAGGATTTAAAGTTATTGTGGGATCAAGGTGAGAAGATGTATGATGCATACAGTCAGACATATTTCAATTTGTGTTCCATGACCTTCTGCACTATAAGTGACTTTCCCGGCTATGGTAACCTCTTAGGTTACACGATTAAAGGAGCTAAAGCATGTCCGATTTGTGAAGATGCTACGATTGATCTTCGTCTGAAGAACTATAAAAAAAGGTATATATGGGTCATCGCACGTTTCTTCCACTTACTCACCCTTATCGTAAGAGGAAAAACGATTTTGATGGGACTATCGAGACTCGAGTGGCTCGTTTGCCTTTAACCGGGAAGGAGGTCTTTGAACGAGTTAAAGACATTGATGTTGTTCTTGGGAAGCTGTATAAAAAGCCAACTCCGAATAGTATTTAGAAGAAAAGATCTATATTTTGGGATCTACCATATTGGGAACACTTGCAAGTGAGACATTGCCTTGACTTTATGCATATTGAAAAAAATGTTTGTGAAAGCATTATTGGGACATTATTGAATATACCTGGTAAGATGAAGGATGGGATGAAAGCCAGGCTAGACTTGCAAGAGCTGGGTGTACGAGCTGAGTTAGCACCACAACAATCTGGTAAACGTGCGTATCTACCTCCGGCATGTTACACTTTGTCCAGGAAAGAGAAAATAAGCTTTTGTGAGTGTTTATCAAGTGTCAAAGTTCCATCTGGATATTCCTCAAATCTAAAAAACCTCATCTCAATGAAAGACTTGAAGCTTGTAGGTTTGAAGTCACATGATTGTCACATGCTAATGCAACATCCTCTACCGGTTGTAATTCGAGGCATATTGCCGAGGCACGTGAGAGTGGTTATCACGAAATTGTGCTTCTTTTTTAATGCTATATGTAGCAAGGTCATCGATCCCATGACTTTGAATAAATTGCAAGCTGATATTATAGTCATAATTTGTGAATTGAAATGTATTTCCTACATTCATTCTTCGACATTATGGTGCATTTAGTGACTCATCTTGTGAGAGAGATAAAAATTTGTGGTCCTTTGTATGTGCGTCAAATGTATCCTTTCGAGAGGTTTCTGTGCATTTTAAAAGCATATGTGAGAAATCGGCGTCATCCTGAAGCAAGCATAGCTGAAGGGTATTCGGTTGAAGAGACTATTGAATTTTGCACGGACTATCTAGCTTCTACTGATCCAGTTGGAATTCCGAGATCTCGTCATGAAGGTAGACTTGACGGTCAGGGTACAGTAGGACATAAAATGATCACTCCCGGTGCTAAAATGTTTGATAGAGCCCATCTCTTTGTTCT is a window from the Apium graveolens cultivar Ventura chromosome 1, ASM990537v1, whole genome shotgun sequence genome containing:
- the LOC141717257 gene encoding uncharacterized protein LOC141717257 gives rise to the protein MDHLTWMYKIPRVSPAYVNGVNEFIACAVENLKKKQIEHGKEDRITCPCRDCYNLKKYPNIDTVREHIFRCSFMEDYTKWIWHGEGIHTRKTETSRKIYESYGYSMPRNEEDDAENDRVEEMIQDVEEILVHKPEVLENLVDDSKKPLYHGCNVQFTSLSTTLKLCKLKVKNGWSDKSFTEMLKLLAEMLPAKNELRTSTYEAKKILCPMGMNVKKIHACSNDCVLFRKEHEHLHTCPKCGASRYKRDGNNSSTNDKRPLVKVLCYLPIVERFRRLFAISNDAKFVRWHVEGRKSDGMLRYPADSPQWRTIDGKFP